One Symphalangus syndactylus isolate Jambi chromosome 9, NHGRI_mSymSyn1-v2.1_pri, whole genome shotgun sequence DNA segment encodes these proteins:
- the URGCP gene encoding up-regulator of cell proliferation isoform X2 — MLVWLAIMSPLTQWAKGRIEVELLGKGHSDLGEVAPEIKASERRTAVAIADLEWREMEGDDCEFRYGDGTNEAQDNDFPTVERSRLQEMLSLLGLEMYQVQKLSLQDSLQISFDSMKNWAPQVPKDLPWNFLRKLQALNADARNTTMVLDVLPDARPVEKESQMEEEIIYWDPADDLAADIYSFSELPTPDTPVNPLDLLCALLLSSDSFLQQEIVLKMALCQFALPLVLPDSENHYHTFLLWAMRGIVRTWWSQPPRGVGSFREDSVVLSRAPAFAFVRMDVSSNSKSQLLNAVLSPGHRQWDCFWHRDLNLGTNAREISDGLVEISWFFPSGREDLDIFPEPVAFLNLRGDIGSHWLQFKLLTEISSAVFILTDNISKKEYKLLYSMKESTTKYYFILSPYRGKRNTNLRFLNKLIPVLKIDHSHVLVKVSSTDSDSFVKRIRAIVGNVLRAPCRRVSMEDMAHAARKLGLKVDEDCEECQKAKDRMERITRKIKDSDAYRRDELRLQGDPWRKAAQVEKEFCQLQWAVDPPEKHRAELRRRLLELRMQQNGHDPSSGVQEFISGISSPSLSEKQYFLRWMEWGLARVAQPRLRQPPETLLTLRPKHGGATDLGEPLWPEPLGVEHFLREMGQFYEAESCLVEAGRLPAGQRRFAHFPGLASELLLTGLPLELIDGSTLSMPIRWVTGLLKELHVRLERRSRLVVLSTLGVPGTGKSTLLNTMFGLRFATGKSCGPRGAFMQLITVAEGFSQDLGCDHILVIDSGGLIGGALTSAGDRFELEASLATLLMGLSNVTVISLAETKDIPAAILHAFLRLEKMGHMPNYQFVYQNLHDVSVPGPRPRDKRQLLDPPGDLSRAAAQMEKQGDGFRALAGLAFCDPEKQHIWHIPGLWHGAPPMAAVSLAYSEAIFELKRCLLENIRNGLSNQNKNIQQLIELVRRL, encoded by the exons ATGGTACAAATGAAGCTCAGGACAATGATTTTCCAACAG TGGAGAGAAGCAGGCTTCAAGAAATGCTGTCACTTTTGGGCCTAGAGATGTACCAGGTCCAGAAACTCAGCCTCCAGGACTCTCTGCAGATCAGTTTTGACAGTATGAAGAACTGGGCCCCTCAGGTTCCCAAAGACTTGCCCTGGAATTTCCTCAGGAAGCTGCAGGCCCTCAATGCTGATGCCAGGAATACCACCATGGTGCTGGACGTGCTCCCAGATGCCAGACCTGTGGAGAAGGAGAGCCAGATGGAAGAGGAGATCATCTACTGGGACCCAGCTGATGACCTTGCTGCCGACATTTATTCCTTTTCTGAGCTGCCCACTCCTGATACACCAGTGAACCCCTTAGACCTTCTCTGTGCCCTGCTGCTCTCCTCAGACAGTTTCCTGCAACAAGAAATAGTGTTGAAAATGGCCCTCTGCCAGTTTGCACTCCCGCTCGTGTTGCCTGACTCGGAGAACCACTACCATACATTTCTGCTGTGGGCCATGCGGGGCATTGTGAGGACATGGTGGTCCCAGCCACCAAGGGGCGTGGGGAGCTTCCGGGAAGACAGCGTGGTCTTGTCCAGGGCGCCCGCCTTCGCCTTCGTGCGCATGGACGTCAGTAGCAACTCCAAGTCCCAGCTTCTCAACGCCGTCCTCAGCCCAGGCCACAGGCAGTGGGACTGCTTCTGGCATCGGGACCTCAACTTGGGCACCAATGCCCGGGAGATTTCAGATGGGTTGGTAGAAATTTCCTGGTTTTTTCCCAGCGGAAGGGAGGACTTGGACATTTTCCCAGAACCTGTGGCCTTTCTGAACCTGAGAGGTGACATCGGGTCTCACTGGCTGCAGTTTAAGCTCTTGACAGAAATCTCCTCCGCTGTGTTTATATTGACTGACAATATCAGTAAGAAGGAATACAAATTGCTGTACTCGATGAAGGAGTCAACCACAAAATACTACTTCATCCTGAGTCCCTACCGTGGGAAGCGCAACACAAACCTGAGATTTCTGAATAAGTTAATTCCTGTGCTGAAAATAGACCACTCGCATGTCCTGGTAAAGGTCAGCAGCACTGACAGCGACAGCTTCGTGAAGAGGATCCGGGCCATCGTTGGGAATGTGCTGCGGGCACCCTGCAGGCGGGTATCTATGGAGGACATGGCGCATGCAGCCCGCAAGCTGGGCCTAAAGGTTGACGAGGACTGTGAGGAGTGTCAGAAAGCGAAAGACCGGATGGAGAGGATTACCAGGAAAATCAAAGACTCGGATGCCTACAGAAGGGACGAGCTGAGGCTGCAAGGGGACCCCTGGAGAAAGGCAGCCCAAGTGGAAAAGGAGTTCTGCCAGCTCCAGTGGGCCGTGGACCCCCCTGAGAAGCACAGGGCTGAGCTGAGGCGGCGGCTGCTAGAACTTCGAATGCAGCAGAATGGCCACGATCCCTCCTCGGGGGTGCAGGAGTTCATCTCTGGGATCAGCAGCCCCTCCTTGAGTGAGAAGCAGTACTTCCTGAGGTGGATGGAGTGGGGCCTGGCACGGGTGGCCCAGCCACGACTGAGACAGCCTCCAGAGACGCTTCTCACCCTGAGACCAAAGCACGGGGGTGCCACAGACTTGGGGGAGCCGCTCTGGCCTGAGCCCCTAGGGGTGGAACACTTCTTGCGGGAGATGGGACAGTTTTATGAGGCTGAGAGCTGTCTtgtggaggcagggaggctgccGGCAGGCCAGAGGCGTTTTGCCCACTTCCCAGGCTTGGCCTCGGAGCTGCTGCTGACAGGGCTGCCTCTGGAGCTAATCGATGGGAGCACCCTGAGCATGCCCATCCGCTGGGTCACGGGGCTCCTGAAGGAGCTGCACGTCCGACTGGAGAGACGGTCAAGGCTGGTGGTTCTGTCAACCCTCGGGGTGCCAGGCACGGGCAAGTCCACACTCCTCAACACCATGTTTGGGCTGCGGTTTGCCACAGGGAAGAGCTGCGGTCCTCGAGGGGCCTTCATGCAGCTCATCACAGTGGCTGAGGGCTTCAGCCAGGACCTGGGCTGTGACCACATCCTGGTGATAGACTCCGGGGGCTTGATAGGTGGGGCCTTGACGTCAGCTGGGGACAGGTTTGAGCTGGAGGCTTCCTTGGCCACTCTGCTCATGGGACTGAGCAATGTCACCGTGATCAGCCTAGCTGAAACCAAGGACATTCCAGCAGCTATTCTGCATGCATTTCTGAGGTTAGAAAAAATGGGGCACATGCCCAACTACCAGTTTGTATACCAGAACCTTCATGATGTATCTGTTCCCGGCCCCAGGCCCAGAGACAAGAGACAGCTCCTAGATCCACCTGGTGACCTGAGCAGGGCTGCAGCCCAGATGGAGAAACAGGGCGACGGCTTCCGGGCACTGGCAGGCCTGGCTTTCTGCGACCCTGAGAAGCAGCACATCTGGCACATCCCTGGCCTGTGGCACGGAGCACCTCCCATGGCCGCAGTGAGCTTGGCCTACAGTGAAGCCATATTTGAATTGAAGAGATGCCTACTCGAAAACATCAGGAATGGCCTGtcgaaccaaaacaaaaacatccaGCAGCTCATTGAGCTGGTGAGACGGCTGTGA